A genomic window from Chitinophaga pollutisoli includes:
- the bshC gene encoding bacillithiol biosynthesis cysteine-adding enzyme BshC, with protein MIQHINPGIAFHTIPIAETGYFSPIIANFLSGQPPLRDFYAYNPVAPDFDMAMKVKEGQPLRRDILAETLYQQYAHLEIREEVRANIGLLQATNTFTVCTAHQPNIFTGYLYFVYKILQTIKLTQDLARQYPGKHFVPVYYMGSEDADLDELGSIFLDGKKLTWQTDQTGAVGRMRTEGLEDMINKIGDSIGYLPHAPQILEMLRKAYLEQPDIQQATLSLVNDLFGCYGLVVLIPDHPNFKRQLIPVMKDELLEQSSEKVVSKTIDKLSAHFKVQATPREINLFYLIDNKRERIVMDGELWKVLHTALSFTRDELLNELEAHPERFSPNVILRGILQETILPNIAFIGGGGEVAYWLELKDLFQYHKVPYPAILLRNSFLWVRREEHMRLGKLGLSPDALFEDTGLLLSKFVHAHTNASLVLRDEYAAVEKLFNELEVKAKEIDVTLIASVNAERSRAIKSIGKMEHKFLRAEKKKFAWQTEQIQTVKDRLFPGNSLQERKENFLPYYAEYGPAFFDHILQFCIPLTDQFIIVTELS; from the coding sequence GTGATCCAACATATCAATCCAGGCATAGCTTTCCATACGATACCGATTGCAGAGACAGGTTATTTCAGTCCCATCATCGCCAATTTCCTATCCGGACAGCCGCCGCTGCGGGATTTCTACGCCTACAACCCTGTGGCGCCGGACTTCGATATGGCCATGAAAGTGAAGGAGGGGCAGCCTCTCCGGCGCGACATCCTGGCGGAAACCCTCTATCAGCAATACGCGCACCTGGAGATCCGGGAAGAAGTCCGCGCCAATATCGGGCTCCTGCAGGCCACCAATACTTTCACCGTCTGTACTGCGCATCAACCCAATATATTTACCGGTTATTTATACTTCGTTTATAAAATCCTGCAAACCATCAAGCTCACGCAGGACCTCGCCCGCCAGTACCCCGGCAAGCACTTCGTTCCCGTTTATTATATGGGCAGCGAAGACGCCGACCTTGATGAGCTGGGCTCCATCTTCCTCGACGGGAAAAAACTCACCTGGCAAACAGACCAGACCGGCGCCGTAGGGCGCATGCGCACGGAAGGGCTGGAAGATATGATCAACAAGATCGGCGACAGCATCGGCTACCTCCCGCATGCCCCGCAAATCCTGGAAATGCTCCGAAAAGCCTACCTCGAACAGCCCGACATCCAGCAGGCGACCCTCAGCCTCGTCAATGACCTGTTCGGCTGTTATGGACTCGTGGTACTGATCCCCGACCATCCGAACTTCAAACGGCAGCTTATTCCCGTGATGAAAGACGAGCTGCTGGAGCAAAGTTCCGAGAAAGTCGTATCCAAAACGATCGACAAACTGTCAGCCCATTTCAAAGTACAGGCCACGCCCAGGGAAATAAATCTTTTTTACCTGATCGATAACAAGCGTGAAAGGATTGTCATGGATGGGGAATTGTGGAAAGTTCTACACACAGCATTGTCCTTTACGCGCGACGAATTGCTGAACGAACTGGAGGCGCATCCGGAACGTTTCAGTCCCAATGTAATCTTACGCGGCATCCTGCAGGAAACCATCCTGCCCAACATCGCTTTTATCGGCGGCGGCGGCGAGGTGGCGTACTGGTTAGAGCTGAAAGATCTTTTCCAATACCATAAAGTTCCCTATCCCGCGATCCTGTTGCGCAACTCTTTCCTGTGGGTGCGCCGCGAGGAGCATATGCGCCTGGGCAAGCTTGGCCTCAGCCCCGACGCGCTATTCGAAGACACGGGCCTGCTCCTGAGCAAATTCGTGCACGCGCATACGAACGCCAGCCTCGTGCTGCGCGACGAGTACGCGGCCGTGGAAAAGCTGTTCAACGAACTGGAAGTAAAAGCGAAAGAGATAGATGTCACGCTCATCGCAAGCGTGAACGCCGAACGCTCCCGGGCGATTAAATCCATCGGTAAAATGGAGCATAAATTCCTGCGGGCGGAGAAGAAAAAGTTCGCCTGGCAAACGGAGCAGATCCAAACGGTGAAAGACCGCCTCTTCCCCGGCAACTCACTGCAGGAGCGGAAGGAAAACTTCCTGCCGTACTATGCGGAATACGGGCCGGCGTTCTTCGACCACATCCTGCAGTTCTGCATCCCCCTCACGGATCAGTTCATCATCGTAACGGAGCTTTCCTAA
- a CDS encoding FUSC family membrane protein: MQERWIKETKAFIFSYHFSNGLRTTLSVVVPSLIFGLSGHLATGIAISMGALCTALADVPGTIIHKRNGLIISTILIFLTALGTGLLLPYTLPLTIWVGLCSFFYSMLLIYGNRGGNIGVGGLLVMVSVMAENLTWQQAIHVSLYTLSGSIWYALLALLLWQIRPYLTVQQTLGDCIQQTAKYLRLRADFYRPEKDITTTYRDVLAQQVIVNEKMEAVRELLLKMRSAQQGTTSISKSMVLIFLDLVDMHEQFMASQIDYTSLQKQFAGTRVIGQLQHTIVQYADELDNIGIAVSAGLRSFPQVNLKLELEKARRAFKAYQASLPTLRERADLIPFDGIFDNLEHIAQRLYNLHRLTRLERAKEASFDHQLELAKFTTRQRYDVETFRNNLTFNSHIFRHALRTALAMMTGFLLGYLLHLSKTYWILLTIMVIMKPGFSLTKTRSFQRIIGTLIGAFCAAGILWLTKNDAVIFSIMLICILGAYSFQTYHYVTSVVFMTPFIVFLLHFLHPADFENVTQRVLDTVIGGGIAFLFNYIFWPSWEYRFLPDYMIKTMEANRQYLQEVTNLYTGRPFSLIAYKLARKDVHVTTANLTSAFQRMLSEPKSKQKHGSQLYHFVVLSHSLSSHIAQLSGYALQHRLQYQRPEYKDILLFLNTLMDQVAQYVNSGNWGNDPAVPSAFHSLEDRLTQLITVRQEQINQGQGQTGERAEMLEIKHVRDQLQALYTVLKDMKKAAIHAAEITD, encoded by the coding sequence ATGCAAGAACGTTGGATCAAAGAAACGAAAGCCTTTATTTTCAGTTACCATTTCAGCAACGGACTGCGCACTACGCTGAGCGTGGTGGTTCCTTCCCTTATTTTCGGCCTGAGCGGTCATCTGGCCACGGGTATCGCCATATCGATGGGCGCTTTGTGCACGGCGCTCGCCGATGTGCCGGGGACTATCATCCATAAGCGCAACGGCCTCATTATCAGCACTATCCTCATCTTCCTGACGGCCCTGGGCACGGGGCTCCTCCTGCCCTATACCCTTCCCCTCACCATCTGGGTGGGCCTTTGCAGCTTTTTTTACAGTATGCTGCTTATCTACGGCAACCGCGGCGGCAACATCGGCGTAGGGGGCCTGCTCGTCATGGTCTCCGTTATGGCGGAAAACCTCACCTGGCAACAGGCCATCCACGTTTCCCTGTACACCCTCAGCGGATCCATCTGGTACGCCCTCCTCGCCCTGCTCCTCTGGCAGATCCGTCCGTACCTCACCGTGCAGCAAACGCTCGGCGACTGCATCCAGCAGACCGCGAAGTATCTCCGCCTGCGAGCCGACTTCTACCGCCCCGAAAAAGATATTACCACTACTTACCGGGACGTACTCGCCCAGCAGGTGATCGTCAACGAAAAAATGGAAGCCGTGCGCGAGTTGCTACTCAAAATGCGGTCGGCCCAGCAAGGCACGACCTCCATTTCCAAGAGCATGGTGCTCATTTTCCTCGACCTGGTCGACATGCACGAGCAGTTCATGGCCTCCCAGATCGACTATACTTCCCTCCAAAAGCAATTCGCCGGCACCCGGGTAATCGGGCAGCTACAACATACGATCGTCCAGTATGCCGATGAACTCGACAATATCGGCATCGCCGTGTCGGCGGGGCTACGCTCCTTCCCGCAGGTCAACCTGAAACTGGAACTGGAAAAAGCCCGCCGCGCGTTCAAAGCCTACCAGGCCTCACTGCCCACGCTCCGTGAACGGGCGGACCTCATCCCCTTCGATGGTATTTTCGACAACCTGGAGCACATCGCCCAGCGGCTCTACAACCTCCACCGCCTTACCCGCCTCGAAAGAGCCAAGGAAGCGTCGTTCGACCACCAGCTGGAATTGGCCAAGTTTACCACGCGGCAGCGGTACGACGTCGAAACTTTCCGCAACAACCTGACTTTCAATTCCCACATCTTCCGCCACGCCTTACGGACCGCGCTGGCGATGATGACGGGCTTTTTGCTGGGGTACCTGTTACACCTGAGCAAAACCTATTGGATCCTGCTGACCATCATGGTGATCATGAAACCCGGTTTCAGCCTCACCAAAACCCGGAGCTTCCAGCGGATCATCGGCACGCTGATCGGCGCGTTCTGTGCGGCGGGCATCCTCTGGCTCACGAAAAACGACGCGGTCATCTTTTCGATCATGCTCATTTGCATCCTTGGCGCCTACAGCTTCCAGACGTACCATTACGTGACCAGCGTGGTGTTCATGACGCCATTCATCGTATTCCTCCTGCATTTCCTCCACCCGGCGGATTTCGAAAACGTGACCCAGCGCGTGCTGGATACCGTGATCGGCGGCGGGATCGCCTTCCTTTTCAATTATATCTTCTGGCCCAGCTGGGAATACCGCTTCCTGCCCGATTACATGATTAAAACTATGGAAGCCAACCGGCAATATTTGCAGGAAGTGACGAACCTCTACACCGGCCGGCCTTTCAGCCTGATCGCGTATAAACTGGCGCGCAAAGATGTGCACGTGACCACCGCCAACCTCACTTCCGCCTTCCAGCGGATGCTGTCGGAGCCCAAAAGCAAGCAAAAACACGGCTCGCAGCTGTATCACTTCGTAGTATTAAGCCATTCGCTGTCGAGCCATATCGCGCAGCTATCGGGGTATGCCTTGCAGCACCGGTTGCAATACCAGCGCCCGGAATACAAGGATATCCTATTGTTTCTCAATACGTTGATGGACCAGGTAGCGCAATATGTGAATTCGGGCAACTGGGGGAATGATCCCGCCGTGCCTTCCGCCTTCCATTCGTTGGAAGACCGCCTCACGCAGCTCATTACCGTGCGGCAGGAACAGATCAATCAAGGCCAGGGGCAAACGGGGGAGCGCGCGGAAATGCTGGAGATCAAGCACGTGCGCGACCAGCTCCAGGCGTTGTATACCGTCCTGAAAGACATGAAAAAGGCCGCGATACACGCGGCCGAGATTACAGATTAA